In one Sulfuricella sp. genomic region, the following are encoded:
- a CDS encoding penicillin-binding protein 1A, whose amino-acid sequence MILRWWRYALFVVLASGLLVAALAALIVSLIYPQLPSLEILTDYRPKIPLRIYTADGALIGEFGEERRALIKIQDVPNTMRQAILAAEDDRFYQHGGIDYMGVVRAAIANLTAGGAREGASTITMQVARNFFLSSEKTLTRKLSEVMLAMKIEHNLTKDQILELYINQIYLGQRSYGFAAASQLYFGKPLAQLSVAESAMLAGLPKAPSRYNPVINPKRAKIRQQYVLKRMHHLHFIKDSEFQAALQQPLRIKHDAQTAEVSADHIAELVRQNLFERYQDQIYSSGLKVYTTLRRADQEAANQALRQGVLDYDRRHGYRGHEGFMDIQKNGASTGEVAEKALEDLDVVSGLEPAIVIDASPKKILAYNKEAEKIEISGDGLRFAQKHLVANAENKQRIRRGSIIRVIRDSKRQWQITQLPQVEAALVSVDPQDGAILSMAGGFDFTRNKFNHVTQAWRQPGSSFKPFIYSAALEKGFTPATIINDAPLSLPGGSAGEPWEPKNFDGAYAGPIRLRTALTKSKNLVSIRILQSITPEYAQDYITRFGFDAAQHPPYLTMALGAGSVTPLQMVAGYSIFANGGYRIQPYFIDRIVDSRGKILAQSKPTRAGESAERVIDPRNAFIMTSLMQDVVRQGTATKAMQLGRHDLAGKTGTTNDQIDAWFCGFNSKQVAVAWIGFDRPRSLGGNETGGHAALPIWVSYMGKALKNVPESEHPVPEGISIIKINPQNGQIDDTGMPEFFYQEFPPPAQSMWDTWGDESGNIMGGKSTEEIKDQLF is encoded by the coding sequence ATGATCCTCCGTTGGTGGCGCTACGCACTTTTTGTAGTGCTCGCAAGTGGCCTGTTAGTGGCAGCTTTGGCCGCGCTGATTGTCAGTTTGATTTACCCCCAGTTACCTTCCCTGGAAATTCTGACCGACTACCGCCCCAAAATACCGCTCCGAATTTATACCGCTGATGGAGCGCTGATTGGCGAATTCGGGGAGGAGCGGCGTGCACTGATAAAAATCCAGGACGTTCCCAACACGATGCGCCAGGCGATTCTTGCCGCCGAGGATGATCGATTTTACCAGCACGGCGGAATTGACTACATGGGCGTGGTGCGCGCCGCCATAGCCAACCTTACCGCTGGCGGTGCGCGCGAAGGCGCAAGCACAATCACCATGCAGGTTGCGCGTAATTTTTTCCTCTCCAGCGAAAAGACTCTGACTCGCAAACTGAGCGAAGTGATGCTGGCAATGAAAATCGAACACAACCTCACCAAAGACCAGATTCTGGAACTCTATATCAACCAGATTTACCTTGGACAGCGCTCATATGGTTTCGCCGCAGCGTCTCAGCTTTATTTTGGGAAACCCCTTGCCCAACTGAGTGTAGCCGAATCGGCCATGCTCGCCGGCCTCCCCAAAGCACCTTCACGCTACAACCCGGTGATTAACCCCAAGCGCGCCAAAATTCGTCAGCAATATGTTCTGAAGCGTATGCATCACTTGCACTTTATCAAGGACAGCGAATTTCAGGCCGCGCTGCAACAACCTCTGCGCATAAAACACGATGCGCAAACCGCTGAAGTCAGCGCCGATCACATCGCCGAGCTGGTTCGCCAGAACCTGTTTGAACGCTACCAGGATCAAATCTACAGCAGCGGGCTAAAAGTCTATACCACTCTGCGCCGTGCTGATCAGGAAGCCGCCAACCAAGCATTGCGTCAAGGCGTCCTGGATTATGACCGGCGTCATGGCTACCGTGGCCATGAAGGCTTCATGGATATACAAAAAAATGGGGCTTCCACAGGAGAAGTCGCAGAGAAGGCGCTTGAAGACCTGGACGTCGTTTCCGGTCTGGAACCTGCCATTGTGATTGATGCAAGTCCCAAAAAAATTCTGGCCTACAACAAGGAAGCGGAAAAAATCGAAATCAGCGGGGATGGCTTGCGCTTCGCACAAAAACATCTGGTAGCCAATGCGGAAAACAAACAACGTATTCGCCGTGGATCAATCATCAGGGTCATTCGTGACAGCAAAAGACAGTGGCAGATTACACAACTACCCCAGGTGGAAGCCGCTCTGGTCTCGGTTGACCCTCAAGATGGCGCCATATTGTCCATGGCGGGCGGTTTTGACTTCACTCGCAACAAGTTCAATCATGTTACCCAGGCGTGGCGCCAGCCAGGATCAAGCTTTAAGCCCTTCATCTATTCTGCCGCGCTGGAAAAGGGCTTTACCCCGGCCACGATAATCAACGACGCCCCGCTTTCCCTGCCAGGCGGAAGTGCTGGCGAGCCGTGGGAGCCCAAAAATTTCGATGGTGCTTATGCTGGCCCCATCAGGCTGCGCACCGCCCTGACCAAATCCAAAAATCTGGTTTCCATCCGCATCCTGCAATCCATCACGCCAGAATATGCCCAGGATTACATCACCCGCTTTGGTTTTGATGCTGCTCAGCACCCCCCTTATCTCACCATGGCTCTGGGTGCCGGTTCTGTCACACCGCTGCAGATGGTGGCGGGTTATTCCATTTTTGCAAATGGAGGTTATCGCATCCAGCCCTATTTCATTGACCGAATCGTTGATTCCCGTGGAAAAATACTCGCCCAGAGCAAGCCCACGCGCGCGGGAGAATCGGCAGAGCGCGTGATTGACCCACGCAACGCCTTTATCATGACCAGCCTGATGCAGGACGTGGTTCGCCAGGGCACTGCCACCAAGGCCATGCAACTGGGTCGCCATGACCTGGCAGGCAAAACCGGCACAACCAATGATCAGATTGATGCCTGGTTTTGCGGTTTCAATTCCAAACAGGTTGCGGTTGCCTGGATCGGGTTTGATCGCCCGCGTTCACTTGGCGGCAACGAAACAGGTGGACATGCAGCCTTGCCAATCTGGGTCAGTTACATGGGGAAAGCATTAAAGAACGTTCCGGAGAGCGAGCACCCCGTACCGGAAGGTATCAGCATCATCAAGATCAACCCGCAAAACGGCCAGATTGACGATACCGGCATGCCTGAATTTTTCTATCAGGAATTCCCTCCCCCTGCTCAGAGCATGTGGGATACATGGGGCGACGAATCAGGCAACATCATGGGTGGCAAGAGTACCGAAGAAATCAAGGATCAACTGTTCTAA